The DNA window CATACTTTCTTTTTGGCTTCCTTTCTGGAACTATAACCGGGTTGGTGGCGTGGGGAAGCATATCTTTGCGGGATCCAACTGGGTTCAGCGGGTTCATGAAGTTTCTCGCTGAGTTCTCCACGATTGTTGGTGTTTATTTGGTTTTGAGAGCTCGCAGACCTGCCAGTCGATGGTGGAAGACTTTGTCCATGGCTTCTGGCGTTTTGGTGCGCGTGATTGCCATGGCTGCTGCAAACTATCTTCTTCTTCCAGTCTTTACAACAGCCCGGATTGAAGTGGTGGTTGCTTGGCTTCCGGCGATAAGTATCTTCAATGCCATTCAAGGTGCTGTTAGCGTTTTTGGCGGTTTTCTATTGTATGAAGCTGTCATTCTAAGATTGCCGTCTTTGAAAGTGAATGGTTGATTTCGACCAGACACTTTCTAATGTTTCGAATGCCATTTTGATCCATTTTTTGATGTTGCTCGGGTTTCTTATTTATGTTGTAGTAAGACGCAAGATTTAAGAGAAGGACCTTTTACTACATGTATAGGAGAACTACAATGGTACACCTCAAACTCTCAGGGATAAAGATAGGTCTAGGTAAGAAGCCAAAGGTTGACGCAATTCCTCCCGCGCCGCCATTGTCCATTCCACGCGGTTATAATGTTGTTGAAAGAACTAGCCTGTATGAACCGTTCGCTCATGCGGTTATCGTGCAGAACCCCGCGACAGGCGAGTACAAGTACATTCTAGACGAGTTGCAATTGGACACTTTTGAACGAGAAATCTACAACAAGATATTGGAAGTTCTGCTCGCTGAGATCAAGTCGCCACGGGAAGAAATAAAGAATCCAAGAGAGTTCTTCGACAATGAAGCTAAGAAGATAGTGGACAAGTACCGCATCAGCTTGGGATGGCTACCGGACGTATCATGGTCAAAGATCATTTACCATGCTGAGCGTGATTTGGTCGGCTTCAGCCATATTGATGCTCTCATGCATGACCCCAACATTGAGGATATTTCCTGTGACGGTGTTACCAAACCAGTTTATATTTGGCATAGAAAGTTCGAAAGCCTTGAAACCAACATGTCTTTCAAAGACGATGAAGAACTTGACAACCTAATCGTCAAACTAGTTCACATGTCCGGCAAGCATGTAAGCTCAGCTTTCCCCATTGTCGACGCTTCACTGCCAGGTAAACACAGGCTCGCAGTCTGCTATAGACGAGAAGTAACGCCTTTCGGTACAACGTTTACCATCAGGAAGTTCAGGGAAGATCCATATTCAATCATCGACATGATCAATTTGGGCACACTTTCAGAAGAAGTGGCAGCATACTTCTGGATGGCCCTTGAGAACAGAGCATCAGTCATGGTGCTGGGCGGAACGGGTGCCGGCAAAACCACTGCCCTAAATGCTTTGGCTTGTCTAATTCGTCCAGGCAGCAAGATTCTGACTATCGAGGAGACAGCTGAGCTTAATCTGTCGCATGAGAACTGGGTTGCCTTCATAGCCCGTCAAAGCTACGGTCTCGGCGAGAACCACAGCGGCGAAGTTTCATTGTTCGACTTAGTCAAAGCAGCTATGAGACATCGTCCAGACTATCTTGTCGTAGGAGAGGTTCGAGGTAGCGAAGCTTACGTGTTGTTCCAAGCTCTGGCGACAGGTCACGGTGGCATGTGTACCATGCACGCTGAAAGTGTTAATTCAGCGGTTAAACGGTTGACTTCGAAACCAATGGATATTGCTCCTGCCTACATATCCTTGATGAACGTTATTGCTGTGGTTCAGCGAGTGCATTTGCCAAAGGGTGGTGAAATGAGAGCTTATCGACGCCTGACCGCGGTTGAGGAAATAGCGGACTATGAAAAGTACAAGAAAGCTTACAACTGGAGTCCAGCTGATGACGACTTTGCTTCCTCGATCGATAAGGGCGTGCTTATTCCTACGATAGCGAAGAAAAGTGGCAAGACCGAGCAGGAGGTCTTAGATGAGCTTGAGAAACGGAAGAATGTCCTCAAGTGGATGCGTGCGCATAAGATACGAAGTTACCGTGACGTAGCAGCCATCATCTCCGAGTATTATGCAAGACCAGATGAATTCTACCAGAAGAGGGTGGAAGCATTTGCCACTTCTCAATAGCCTAGAAGGCTGGTCATACCGCCTCTTCGGCAACATCGCTCCAAAATTCTTGAGCACCATCTTCGAGTTCAAGGGCAATCTCAAAAGAGCAGGAATGAAAATCTATCCGGAAACCTACGTCACATTGATGTTTCTCTCAGCAGTTCTGACAATACCAGTGACAGTGGCAGCTCTGATCCTGCTTTATCTCTTCAAGTTTGTTTTCCTTGTCTTCTTGGTTCCTATGCCATTATTCATTATGATAGTGTTCATGATCACGCCTTCAATGAAAGCAGGCGAGAGAGCGAGTTCGCTAGAACGGGAAATACCTTTCGCGTCAGCGTACATTACTGTCATGGCAACGGGCGGCATATCGCCTTACATGAGCATCAAGCGATTGTGTAATGTTCATCTGATGCCTGCTATGAGACGTGAAGCTAGAGAGATCATGCGTGATGTTGAAATCTTTGGCGTTGACCCTCTCTCTGCTCTCGAAGACTCGGCCAAGAACCATCCGTTGGACACATACCGAGATTTCATGGCGGGTTACGCCTCCACAGTCATAACTGGGGGAGACATCAGTCACTTTCTCGAAGCCAAGACGCATGACATCTTCAAGCACAGATCTCTGAGAATCAAGGCTGCAGCGGAACGCCTAGGTACATTGCTTGAGTCTTTCGTCATTGTCATGGTTCTGATGTCGCTGTGCTTCTATATCCTGTTCAGCGTTGATGCAATTTACAGCACGGGCGTAGGGATGTACTCGACCATGATCTTGTACACATATGTGTTCGCGCCTATGCTCTCTCTTGTGTTTATATACTTGGCTCACGACATGCAACCGAAAAGCCCCATAACCGAATACCGACCATACAAAGTTGCTGCTATATCATCTGCAGTTGCTGCAGTGCTCTTTCTTTCGCTCACAGGTTTCGGCGGCTTCATTCAGATTCCAGTTTTCGATGCAATTAAAAGCATTGTTGATCTGCCCACTGCTCTTGCAGTCTGTTTGTTCATAGCTACAATGCCTGCTGCAATTGTGCACACTCGACTAGCCAAGAAGAAGTCAGAAGTTGAAAAAGGGATTGCCAGCTTTCTCAGAGACCTAACCGAAATCAGAAAAACAGGTATGGCGCCTGAGAAATGCATTGAGAATCTGTCTAGAAGGAATTACGGTGAGTTCACCAATGATTTGGAGAGAATTTCATCGCAGCTTTCTTGGGGTATACCGTTGAGGCAGGTGTTTATGGATTTCATCAAGCGGACTAAGAGCTGGCTTTCTCAGCTAGTCATATTCCTGCTGGTTGAAGGAATCGATGTGGGCGGTGGAACTATCGCGATGATTGAATCGTTGACCCGTTTCAACAACATGACGCAGGAAGTTGAGAGGGAGAAGAAGAGCAACTCTCGACCATTCCTCTTGATCCCATACTTCGCTGCTATTATGCTAGTGTCGACAACTCTCTTGACACTCATATTCGTGACCAAGACCTCAAGCATGGCCACTGAAGGCGTTGGCGGATCACGCATTGACATATCAGGCCTTTCAATGACTTTCAGCGTGTCTGTGATGATTCATGTTTTCATGATTGGCTTGGTAGCAGGCAAAATCAGTGAGGAATCGATTGCAGCGGGCTTCAAGCACTCAGCTTTGCTCGTGATACTCACGTTGGTGGCGTCAGTTATCGTTCCCAAGATGGTGACTTTTTGAGAAGGCTGAAGCTTCTCCCTTTTCTCAAACACAACAGAGCCGCTTCGTACACCTTATCAGCCATGATCATGACGGCAGTGACGGTTGCCTTGGTGTTGGCAGCGTTTATCTATGCCTATCAAATGCTAGACCAGCAAAGAGGAATATCTGAGTGGGAAGTTGCCAAGAAATCCATTTTGGCCTATAACGACGCGTTAGAGAACGTCGCATGGAAGCCAGGCGCAACCCGCTCAGCAAGATTCGCAGCACAATATGGTTACTTGCAGCTAATTCCCAATGCAAACAGCATTACAATAAGTGCCACTGTTAACGGTGTGGCTCGGTCGCTTTCCAATGCTACCTATCCGGGCATGACTGGCATAGTAAAGTATTGGCTCAGCACCGACTACGTCTCATTCGACCCGAACTATGAATCATACATCTTGGGCAACAGCAGCTCACTGATCTCCAGCAGTTCGGACGGCTACGGCAGAGCCGTCATCCGTCAACAACCGGGCATGGTCAGCATGACTCTGGACTATCGAATTCGCGCCATGCGAACCTCAGTTATTCTTGTAAACGGTACGCAAACCAACTACGTGGACATTTGGGTAATCAAGCTCTCAATGTTAGTCCCAAGTGCATGGTCATATGTCAACGAATTCGATCTACAAGCCAAGACCTTGAGTGTGACAACCGCGTCTCATCGTTTCACTGGAGTTACTAATCAAACGAGTGTAGTTTCGGTTCAGATAGGAAGCGCTCCTGCAAGCCAAGTGCCAGTTACGCTAACAGTTCCTGGAACAGTTGTGTACAACGTTGTTGTCGCCAATGTGCAGGTAAACGTTTAGGAGTGAGATTGCATGGCGGCGCCAACCCTAAGCCACCTCATTTTGACCGGTGCCTTAATTGCAGTGGTATTCGCTGTCCAGGTTTTTTACTTCTATGTTGTTGACAACATTTCATCTGAGATGCTTAGGAGAGAGCTGCGGGAACTCACAGACTATGTGGCGGATACAATAGCCAATCTGTACCTGCTGCTAAATGCTACTAACACGAACCCCCCCTTGGAAAAGAGTCTCAGGTTGCCATTGGATGTTGGCGGATCATTCTATTCTCTTGATATCACTTACGATGCAGGCAATAATGCCCAGACAGTGAAAGGCGTGATCCAAGGGAAGTCTTGGCTCAATGTGACTTCGTGGCTTCCAAGAGGTCTGAAAGTGGACACTATGAAGACGCAGACTATTGGATACAGTGTTAAGGCTGCTGTTGCTGGGTGTCAACGCGCTGCCCAAAACGTCTACGTATGGATAGCCTATAAGGGGTGACGCGCAACGAAAACGCAGATCATCAAGCGTGCGAAGACTGCAGACGCCACGATACGTTTTTATGGTGGCAAGGGTAGGTATATGGTGTCGCAAGTCTTCGGTGATAATATATGCGCGGACCTAGGAGATGGGCTAAATGACCGGCGAAGCATATGACCATATGATGGCTGCTGTAGTTTTGGGCGCCATATTCATTGCCGCTGTATTCGTAGTGCCCAGCCTCAGCTACGTGAACCTTTTGTATCTGGATCAGCAGCAACTGCAAAACGTAGCTCTATCAGTCATGAAGACGATTCTCTTTGATGAGGGCTATCCGAATAACTGGGGATCTATGCATGGCACAGGCATGTTCAATGAGAGTGATGTGAAGCGTTTTGGTTTAGCTGCTCTGAACGATCCTTCATTGTACGTTCTGGACTCAAATAAGGTTCAAAGGCTTGCATACAATCCTATGGGAAACATTTCCTTTCAAAGGGCTCAGGAGCTGCTGGGGCTGTCTGGCTACGCCTTTGGTCTTGTTTTTCGTCCTCTGTTCAATGTGTCCCGAAACGTGAACATCGCGAGACCCAACGACAATACCGCAACTATCACGTTCACCGCCAACGTGTCACGTTATGACGGACAACCTGTACCTAATGCTATTGTGCGTGCAACAATAGTCTACGCTGTCGATTCCAGTAGCTATATGACATATACCTCGAACGTCGTGACAAATACGGACTCTCTTGGAAGAAGCGGTGGAAGTCTGACAGTCAGTGTGAGTGGAAACGATAAGATCAAAGATGTCTTGGTTATCTTCCGAGTTACTGTTGCTGACAGAGCGACACTGGTTGTGTCAGCCCAAGATACGCATGATCCAGATGACATTGCCAAGATCAACGTTGTCGGCAACACGATAGTACTTAGCATGCCTGAAGATGTCCCTGGTTCAAATGATGCACGATGGATAACTAACATCATGATGTACAATTTCGAAACATCGATTTCTCTATTGAATGGCACTGGAACAGGCAACGACAACAAACTGAATTACGGTAGCCAAACTCTTTGGAGCCAAGCCTTCAACGGACTTTATGAAAGTGAACCAGGAGTGTTGATCATAACCTTCCGCACAGAGACAGATGAGCCAGGCGGTCGAACTTTGGCAGTGCTGATTGGTCCTTATGGGTTGTGGGGACAGAGTGGCATAATGCGGTTCAACAATGTGCCTGTTAGCAGTGGGGCTTCGGCGTCTATTTCGAGAGATGTCATAATTGCAGGGATGGCTTACGTTGCAGAGTTACGGCTGTGGAAGACTTGACAACAAAAATGACAAAAGTGAGGAATCGTAGAAGCGTCAAAGGTCAAATGCGTGTCGTTGAGGCCATAATGGCTTCACTGATCGTAATCTCAGCACTCACGTTCCTCTACTTTTTTGCTGCAACTCCTTCCAGTCAAGCGCATGATACAAGCGAGCTGGAGAAAATCGGTCACAACATTCTGCATGATATCGATGAACAGCAGTTGTTGGCACGGTATGTTTACAATTCTGAGTGGGCGAATTTCACTTCTGCTCTCGTGGTCTCACTACCTACTAACGTTTACTTCAACTTGTCCATCTATGACATAAACTATAATCGGATTAGCCATCCTTTGATGCAGTACGGAGATCAGCAGGTTTTCAGCTCTTCAGGAGCTGTTGCTTCGGTGACGTACATTGTGCCAGGATATCGGACGAATTACAACCCAAGAATTCTGCTTCTAAAGCTGGTGACTGGGTAAGAATGAGGCTGGCTAGGGAAACGAAAGGGCAGTTCATAATCATCGGGGCTATGTTGCTTTCCATCATGATAGTGTCGGTTAGCACGGTCATTTATGGAACCGTCACTTATTATAGGCAGGAAAGATGGGAAGAGTACGTCACAATAGTAGACAGCGTCAAAACAGCATCATGTAATATTCTTCAAGTCGGACTGGCTAACTATGCGCAAACATCAAACTCCACCGTTCTGAGGGACTATTTTAACCAATGGATTAGGGATGTGAGAAATGCGTATCCCGGTTTTGGCGTTGACGTAGGTTATGCACTGGCAAATGAGGCTCGTTCTGCATATGGAGTTAGTCTGAAGTACAGTTTGGGTTTGAATCGCACTTGGAACCAACCCGCGTCGTATGTTGCTTCAAATGCCACGGTGAGCATTGATATTGCGTCGGCGGGTTTGACGGGATACAATTTCTCATCTCATGTATTTCTGAAAATGAGTATTCGGGATGCTATATGGTACACCAAATCAAGCAAACGCTATGTACTCATTTATGTGTCAGTAGACAAGGAAGGGCCAGAACCTGTGATTAATCTGCAAGCAAGCAATTTTCCTAGTGTGAAGTTAAGTGGTGCAAACCAGAGTTTTACCGCTAAGCGCTATTACAGCTCTACGTACAATTACTTCATCTATGAGATTAAGATAAGCTGGGATGGTCCTTTGGTGCCTTCAAGCGCTGAAGTGACACTGTTAGATAATCGGGGCATAAAGACTGTGTCTTACACGACTACCGTGTTGCAGGACAGTAGCTAACACAGTAAGTATGACGTGGGCTGAGTAGTTTTTTCCAGTTGATTTTGATATCTGCGTGATTCATAGTTTTGTTGCATGTCGCCTTTTTTTTGGAGTTGCATAGTAAGGTTTATCCATTGTTGAAGAATATTTCATCTGAGTCCGTTGGGCTGGTCTAGTCCTTGAAACAAAGTCTAGCCGAGACTTGCTATAGGTTCTTCTCGGTTCTAGCCAATCCTACGCGATTAGCCATCCTTGAAAACTTGCGCAGAGGTCCCATGAACGTCAAACAGGTTGCGGATGCGCTGAAACAGGAGCAGAGCATGATCTCGCATAACTTGAAACCATTAGTGGAGTGTCGATTTGTATTTGTTGAAAGGAAATGGAAAGAACGAATCTACTCAATCAACAGGGAAACAATGGAGCCGGTGTTTAAAGCTTTCAATTTTCATGCAGAGAAATACTGCCCAACGAAGGGCAGATGCCTCAAGAACCCTAGGAAGCGGTCTAGGGCAAAACTAATCTATGTAAGACATGAATGAGAGGACGAATCAGAGGAGATGAGAAAGTGACGCAAACCAAATCGTGTTTGGTTAGTTTGTTCCTTGTTCTGCTGTTCTTGTCTTCGGGCATGTTGTTCGCGAATCTGTTGTTGAGACCAGCCGTCTGTGTTTCTTGAATTTAACATAGCTTTCGTGATCGTCTTCAGAGGTGTATTTTTGTCTTGACATTGCTGCAGGACAGCGAAAATTAGTCCCGTGAACGCAAACTACCTCTGCACCCGTTTTCATCAAACCACATACATTTTGGCCCCAAACAGTTGATTAACGATCCACCAATT is part of the Candidatus Bathyarchaeia archaeon genome and encodes:
- a CDS encoding metalloregulator ArsR/SmtB family transcription factor — its product is MKQSLAETCYRFFSVLANPTRLAILENLRRGPMNVKQVADALKQEQSMISHNLKPLVECRFVFVERKWKERIYSINRETMEPVFKAFNFHAEKYCPTKGRCLKNPRKRSRAKLIYVRHE
- a CDS encoding ECF transporter S component; the protein is MTQLYIKRKSVFIAGTALLGSMVAVLDWAFKIGGLKIPFPILPMLRFDALGVLMLLSYFLFGFLSGTITGLVAWGSISLRDPTGFSGFMKFLAEFSTIVGVYLVLRARRPASRWWKTLSMASGVLVRVIAMAAANYLLLPVFTTARIEVVVAWLPAISIFNAIQGAVSVFGGFLLYEAVILRLPSLKVNG
- a CDS encoding ATPase, T2SS/T4P/T4SS family; the protein is MVHLKLSGIKIGLGKKPKVDAIPPAPPLSIPRGYNVVERTSLYEPFAHAVIVQNPATGEYKYILDELQLDTFEREIYNKILEVLLAEIKSPREEIKNPREFFDNEAKKIVDKYRISLGWLPDVSWSKIIYHAERDLVGFSHIDALMHDPNIEDISCDGVTKPVYIWHRKFESLETNMSFKDDEELDNLIVKLVHMSGKHVSSAFPIVDASLPGKHRLAVCYRREVTPFGTTFTIRKFREDPYSIIDMINLGTLSEEVAAYFWMALENRASVMVLGGTGAGKTTALNALACLIRPGSKILTIEETAELNLSHENWVAFIARQSYGLGENHSGEVSLFDLVKAAMRHRPDYLVVGEVRGSEAYVLFQALATGHGGMCTMHAESVNSAVKRLTSKPMDIAPAYISLMNVIAVVQRVHLPKGGEMRAYRRLTAVEEIADYEKYKKAYNWSPADDDFASSIDKGVLIPTIAKKSGKTEQEVLDELEKRKNVLKWMRAHKIRSYRDVAAIISEYYARPDEFYQKRVEAFATSQ
- a CDS encoding type II secretion system F family protein, yielding MPLLNSLEGWSYRLFGNIAPKFLSTIFEFKGNLKRAGMKIYPETYVTLMFLSAVLTIPVTVAALILLYLFKFVFLVFLVPMPLFIMIVFMITPSMKAGERASSLEREIPFASAYITVMATGGISPYMSIKRLCNVHLMPAMRREAREIMRDVEIFGVDPLSALEDSAKNHPLDTYRDFMAGYASTVITGGDISHFLEAKTHDIFKHRSLRIKAAAERLGTLLESFVIVMVLMSLCFYILFSVDAIYSTGVGMYSTMILYTYVFAPMLSLVFIYLAHDMQPKSPITEYRPYKVAAISSAVAAVLFLSLTGFGGFIQIPVFDAIKSIVDLPTALAVCLFIATMPAAIVHTRLAKKKSEVEKGIASFLRDLTEIRKTGMAPEKCIENLSRRNYGEFTNDLERISSQLSWGIPLRQVFMDFIKRTKSWLSQLVIFLLVEGIDVGGGTIAMIESLTRFNNMTQEVEREKKSNSRPFLLIPYFAAIMLVSTTLLTLIFVTKTSSMATEGVGGSRIDISGLSMTFSVSVMIHVFMIGLVAGKISEESIAAGFKHSALLVILTLVASVIVPKMVTF